One genomic window of Nicotiana sylvestris chromosome 10, ASM39365v2, whole genome shotgun sequence includes the following:
- the LOC138879731 gene encoding uncharacterized protein: protein MVFTATSPLHRDFRGNGDKFVTAHAGAKKAEAGVNDIFVVKKSLGEGLRDFLARFNRVRMTLTNVSEGMTVVAFYNDLSRDGSRATRKLLSRLMKYPPTTWDEIYNAYCVEVIADKDNLNGPTHRLISVQIISKKERRDNIRRDHPVSRPNRELHQTYVRVGVAPSPCYEKGPSRPKTRTHRNEREIVYALQKLEIKVKWPPKMRFDPNARKSYALGEFHQERGYKTEDCIALRQEVINLLRSGHLKELLSNKGRNNFIRGCEHQGLPKPLSPAHTINMIISDGDDPSINGVKFTTTYKLKRSITHERYERFEESIIFDESDANDLTFPHNNALVITLCVLDTNVKCIMVDNGSGACIIYPRVLTQIRLEDKIVSHYIMLTGLIK from the exons ATGGTATTCACAGCTACCAGCCCGCTGCATAGAGACTTTCGAGGAAATGGCGATAAGTTTGTAACTGCCCATGCCGGAGCCAAGAAGGCCGAAGCAGGAGTAAATGACATATTCGTTGTCAAGAAATCCTTGGGAGAGGGATTGAGAGACTTCCTTGCTCGATTCAACAGAGTAAGGATGACTCTGACGAACGTGTCTGAAGGGATGACGGTCGTGGCTTTCTACAATGATTTGAGTAGAGATGGTTCAAGAGCGACAAGAAAACTGTTGAGTCGATTGATGAAATATCCTCCAACCACTTGGGACGAAATCTATAATGCTTATTGTGTCGAGGTCATAGCAGACAAGGACAACCTCAACGGACCAACTCATCGGCTAATCTCGGTACAAATCATATCAAAAAAAGAACGAAGAGATAACATCAGGAGGGATCACCCGGTCTCGCGACCCAATAGGGAATTACACCAGACATATGTTAGGGTGGGAGTTGCACCTTCCCCATGCTATGAAAAAGGCCCATCTAGACCAAAGACAAGGACTCACCGGAACGAGAGAG AAATAGTCTATGCTCTTCAGAAACTCGAAATAAAGGTGAAGTGGCCGCCAAAGATGAGATTCGATCCGAATGCTAGAAAATCCTATGCCCTCGGTGAGTTCCACCAGGAACGTGGGTATAAAACAGAAGATTGCATCGCCCTCAGACAAGAAGTCATAAACCTGTTGCGGTCGGGACACCTCAAAGAGCTGTTAAGCAACAAGGGGAGAAACAACTTTATCAGAGGATGTGAACACCAAGGCCTACCAAAACCGCTATCACCAGCTCATACTATCAACATGATTATCAGCGACGGCGATGACCCATCTATAAACGGCGTGAAGTTCACCACCACTTACAAGCTCAAGCGATCTATCACCCATGAACGGTACGAGAGAttcgaagaaagtatcatcttcgatgaGTCGGATGCCAACGACTTGACTTTCCCTCATAACAATGCTCTCGTCATTACTTTATGTGTTCTAGATACCAATGTAAAATGTATCATGGTGGACAATGGAAGTGGAGCGTGCATTATCTATCCCAGAGTCCTCACCCAAATAagactcgaggataagatagtgTCGCACTACATCATGCTAACTGGTTTAATTAAATAG
- the LOC104245075 gene encoding plasma membrane ATPase 1: MGEEKPEVLDAVLKEAVDLENIPIEEVFENLRCTKEGLTVTAAEERLAIFGYNKLEEKKDSKFLKFLGFMWNPLSWVMEAAAIMAIALANGGGKPPDWQDFVGIITLLVINSTISFIEENNAGNAAAALMARLAPKAKVLRDGRWKEEDAAVLVPGDIISIKLGDIIPADARLLEGDPLKIDQSALTGESLPVTKGPGDGVYSGSTCKQGEIEAIVIATGVHTFFGKAAHLVDSTNQVGHFQKVLTAIGNFCICSIAVGMIIEIIVMYPIQHRAYRPGIDNLLVLLIGGIPIAMPTVLSVTMAIGSHRLAQQGAITKRMTAIEEMAGMDVLCSDKTGTLTLNKLTVDKNLIEVFAKGVDADMVVLMAARASRTENQDAIDAAIVGMLADPKEARAGIREIHFLPFNPTDKRTALTYLDGEGKMHRVSKGAPEQILNLAHNKSDIERRVHAVIDKFAERGLRSLGVAYQEVPEGRKESAGAPWQFIGLLPLFDPPRHDSAETIRRALNLGVNVKMITGDQLAIGKETGRRLGMGTNMYPSSALLGQTKEESISALPIDELIEKADGFAGVFPEHKYEIVKRLQARKHICGMTGDGVNDAPALKKADIGIAVDDATDAARSASDIVLTEPGLSVIISAVLTSRAIFQRMKNYTIYAVSITIRIVLGFMLLALIWKFDFPPFMVLIIAILNDGTIMTISKDRVKPSPLPDSWKLAEIFTTGVVLGGYLAMMTVIFFWAAYKTNFFPRVFGVSTLEKTATDDFRKLASAIYLQVSIISQALIFVTRSRSWSFVERPGFLLVIAFVIAQLVATLIAVYANWSFAAIEGIGWGWAGVIWLYNLVFYIPLDIIKFFIRYALSGRAWDLVFERRIAFTRKKDFGKEQRELQWAHAQRTLHGLQVPDTKLFSEATNFNELNQLAEEAKRRAEIARLRELHTLKGHVESVVKLKGLDIETIQQAYTV; this comes from the exons atggGGGaggagaagcctgaagtgctggaTGCAGTCTTGAAAGAGGCTGTTGATTTG GAAAACATACCCATTGAAGAAGTTTTTGAGAATCTGAGATGTACAAAGGAGGGTCTTACAGTTACTGCTGCCGAAGAAAGGTTGGCCATTTTTGGCTACAACAAGTTAGAGGAGAAGAAG GATAGCAAATTCTTGAAATTTTTGGGGTTCATGTGGAACCCTCTATCATGGGTTATGGAAGCTGCAGCTATCATGGCAATTGCTCTTGCAAATGGAGGA GGAAAGCCTCCGGATTGGCAGGATTTCGTGGGTATCATTACTTTACTTGTAATTAACTCAACGATCAGTTTTATTGAGGAGAATAATGCTGGAAATGCAGCAGCTGCCCTTATGGCTCGACTTGCTCCAAAAGCCAAG GTTCTTCGAGATGGACGATGGAAGGAAGAAGATGCTGCTGTTCTTGTGCCTGGTGACATAATCAGTATCAAACTGGGAGATATAATTCCTGCAGATGCTCGTCTTCTTGAGGGTGATCCGCTGAAAATTGATCAG TCTGCTTTGACGGGTGAATCTCTTCCTGTAACTAAAGGTCCGGGAGACGGAGTCTACTCTGGTTCAACCTGTAAACAAGGAGAGATAGAAGCTATCGTCATCGCTACAGGAGTTCATACCTTTTTTGGGAAGGCTGCCCACCTTGTTGACAGTACAAACCAAGTGGGACATTTCCAAAAG GTTTTGACTGCTATAGGAAACTTCTGCATCTGTTCTATTGCAGTGGGGATGATAATTGAGATTATTGTCATGTACCCTATCCAGCACCGCGCATACCGTCCTGGGATTGACAATCTTCTTGTGCTTCTTATTGGTGGAATTCCAATTGCCATGCCAACAGTTCTTTCTGTTACTATGGCAATTGGTTCTCATCGTCTTGCTCAACAG GGTGCCATTACAAAAAGAATGACAGCTATAGAGGAGATGGCTGGCATGGATGTGCTTTGCAGTGACAAGACTGGGACCCTGACTCTAAACAAGCTTACTGTTGATAAAAACCTTATTGAG GTTTTTGCCAAAGGTGTTGATGCAGATATGGTAGTTCTAATGGCAGCTCGAGCCTCTAGAACAGAGAATCAGGATGCCATTGATGCTGCTATTGTTGGGATGTTGGCTGATCCTAAGGAG GCACGTGCTGGCATTCGTGAAATACACTTCCTTCCTTTCAATCCAACTGACAAGCGAACAGCACTTACCTATCTTGATGGTGAAGGGAAGATGCACAGGGTCAGCAAAGGTGCTCCCGAGCAG ATCTTAAATCTTGCACACAACAAATCAGACATAGAACGTAGAGTTCATGCTGTGATCGATAAGTTTGCTGAGCGGGGTTTACGGTCACTTGGTGTGGCATACCAG GAAGTTCCAGAGGGAAGGAAGGAGAGTGCTGGTGCGCCATGGCAGTTCATTGGTCTCTTGCCTTTGTTTGATCCACCAAGACATGATAGTGCGGAGACCATAAGGAGAGCGTTAAACCTCGGAGTGAACGTTAAAATGATTACAG GCGATCAACTCGCAATTGGAAAAGAAACTGGGCGTCGCTTGGGAATGGGAACAAATATGTACCCTTCATCTGCTCTGTTGGGACAGACCAAGGAGGAATCAATTTCTGCTTTACCAATTGATGAACTTATAGAGAAGGCTGATGGTTTTGCTGGTGTTTTTCCCG AGCACAAATATGAGATAGTAAAGCGCTTGCAAGCTAGGAAACACATATGTGGAATGACTGGTGATGGAGTCAATGATGCTCCTGCTCTAAAGAAGGCTGATATTGGAATAGCTGTTGATGATGCCACTGATGCTGCTCGTAGTGCTTCTGACATTGTCCTTACTGAACCTGGTTTAAGTGTCATCATCAGTGCTGTTTTAACCAGTCGAGCAATCTTTCAAAGGATGAAAAACTACACG ATATATGCCGTTTCTATCACAATCCGTATTGTG CTTGGTTTTATGCTTTTGGCCCTGATATGGAAGTTTGACTTTCCACCTTTTATGGTGCTTATCATTGCAATCCTCAATGACG GTACCATTATGACAATATCAAAGGATAGGGTCAAACCATCTCCTCTACCTGATAGTTGGAAGCTAGCTGAAATTTTTACTACTGGTGTTGTTCTTGGTGGCTATTTGGCTATGATGACAGTCATATTCTTTTGGGCAGCATACAAAACAAACTTCTTCCCT CGAGTATTCGGAGTATCAACACTTGAGAAGACAGCAACTGACGACTTCAGGAAGCTTGCCTCAGCAATTTACCTTCAAGTGAGCATTATCAGTCAGGCCCTGATATttgtcacaagatctcgaagttGGTCGTTCGTTGAGCGTCCTGGTTTTCTACTTGTGATTGCTTTTGTCATTGCTCAACTG gttgcaaccttgatTGCTGTTTACGCAAATTGGAGCTTTGCTGCTATTGAAGGAATTGGCTGGGGTTGGGCTGGAGTGATCTGGCTCTACAATCTAGTATTCTATATCCCTCTTGATATCATCAAGTTCTTCATCCGCTACGCTCTCAGTGGAAGGGCCTGGGATCTTGTTTTTGAGCGTAGG ATTGCTTTTACCAGGAAGAAGGATTTCGGGAAAGAACAACGTGAGCTTCAGTGGGCACACGCACAGAGGACCCTTCACGGGCTGCAAGTTCCTGACACCAAATTATTTAGTGAAGCTACCAATTTCAACGAGCTTAATCAGTTGGCTGAGGAAGCAAAGAGGAGAGCTGAAATTGCTAG ACTTCGGGAGTTGCATACACTGAAAGGCCATGTGGAATCCGTGGTGAAGTTAAAGGGTCTTGATATAGAGACAATTCAACAGGCATACACTGTTTGA